From Virgibacillus natechei, the proteins below share one genomic window:
- the nagB gene encoding glucosamine-6-phosphate deaminase, with protein sequence MEIISVNSYEEMSEKTCSMVLNKIKHLQNPVLGLATGSTPEGLYHRIIDEADDVSFRHVSTFNLDEYVGLNKEDPNSYQYYMNDKLFKHIDIPDENAHLPNGVAVDLEKECHDYERFIREAGHVDIQILGLGLNGHIGFNEPGTSFSSRTHVVDLDESTRNANARFFGSIDEVPTKAITMGIETIMESKEILLLVSGEAKAEALARLVNGEVTESFPASILQQHEHVTIIADEAALSKL encoded by the coding sequence ATGGAAATTATAAGCGTAAATAGTTATGAAGAAATGAGCGAGAAGACTTGTTCCATGGTATTAAATAAGATAAAGCATCTACAAAATCCAGTATTAGGGTTGGCAACAGGCTCTACGCCAGAAGGGTTATATCATCGTATAATTGATGAAGCGGATGACGTTTCATTTCGCCATGTTTCAACGTTTAATTTAGACGAATATGTTGGTTTGAATAAAGAGGACCCCAATAGTTATCAGTATTATATGAATGATAAATTATTTAAGCATATTGACATACCTGATGAAAATGCACATCTGCCAAATGGTGTGGCTGTAGATTTGGAGAAAGAATGTCACGATTATGAGCGGTTCATTCGTGAAGCAGGGCATGTCGATATTCAGATTTTAGGATTGGGTTTAAATGGACATATCGGCTTTAACGAGCCTGGCACATCTTTTTCAAGTCGAACACATGTCGTCGACTTAGATGAGTCTACTCGGAATGCAAATGCGCGTTTCTTTGGTTCTATAGATGAAGTTCCAACGAAAGCAATTACCATGGGAATCGAAACAATTATGGAAAGTAAAGAAATTTTATTGCTTGTTTCTGGTGAGGCAAAGGCAGAGGCCCTTGCTCGGTTAGTAAATGGTGAAGTGACGGAATCCTTTCCAGCATCCATTTTACAACAGCATGAACATGTAACCATTATTGCTGATGAGGCAGCATTGTCGAAATTGTGA